Proteins from a single region of Oncorhynchus nerka isolate Pitt River linkage group LG18, Oner_Uvic_2.0, whole genome shotgun sequence:
- the LOC135561772 gene encoding LOW QUALITY PROTEIN: prostaglandin reductase 1-like (The sequence of the model RefSeq protein was modified relative to this genomic sequence to represent the inferred CDS: inserted 1 base in 1 codon) has protein sequence MVVSKAWTLRQHFQGFPXASDFHLREETLPQPKNGQVLLEAVFLSVDPYMRPYSQTMMKEGDVMIGSQVAKVIQSYNPSFPVGCHVVSDCGWRSHWVCDGAELTPVLPDWPQDIPLSLALGAIGMPGLTALYGLEEVCEIKKGETLLVNAAAGAVGSVVGQIAKIKGCRVVGCAGTDTKVSYLKELGFDQVFNYKTATSLEESLREAAPHGYDCYFENVGGKFSSVVMPQMREYGRIAVCGSISMYNDTTPQTGPYVHTHMIFKQLRMEGFLCARWKNKHQQSLRRLMAWMTEGKLRCNEHITIGFNNMPAAFMGMLQGDNTGKAVVKV, from the exons ATGGTTGTGTCCAAGGCCTGGACGTTACGGCAGCACTTCCAGGGTTTCC AGGCTAGTGACTTCCATCTGAGGGAGGAGACGCTGCCGCAGCCCAAGAATGGACAg GTGCTGTTGGAGGCTGTGTTCCTCAGTGTGGACCCTTACATGAGACCCTACAGCCAGACAATGATGAAGGAGGGAGACGTTATGATTGGATCACAAGTTGCCAA GGTGATCCAGAGCTATAACCCCAGCTTCCCGGTGGGCTGCCATGTGGTCAGTGATTGTGGATGGAGGAGTCACTGGGTGTGTGATGGGGCAGAGCTGACCCCTGTGCTTCCCGACTGGCCCCAggacatccccctctccctggccCTGGGGGCCATCGGCATGCCTGG TCTGACAGCTCTGTATGGACTAGAGGAGGTGTGTGAGATAAAGAAGGGGGAGACTCTTCTGGTGAACGCTGCAGCAGGAGCCGTGGGGTCAGTGGTGGGACAGATCGCCAAGATCAAG GGCTGCAGAGTGGTGGGCTGTGCGGGGACAGATACCAAGGTGTCCTATCTAAAGGAGCTGGGTTTTGACCAGGTCTTCAACTACAAGACTGCCACCTCTCTGGAGGAATCACTCAGGGAGGCCGCGCCACACGGATACGACTGCTACTTTGAGAAC GTTGGTGGGAAGTTCTCCAGTGTAGTGATGCCTCAGATGAGAGAGTATGGCAGAATAGCTGTGTGTGGAAGCATCTCCATGTACAACGACACCACACCACAGACAG GGCCGTATGTACACACCCATATGATCTTCAAGCAGCTGAGGATGGAGGGCTTCCTGTGTGCTCGCTGGAAAAACAAACACCAGCAGTCACTGAGGAGGCTGATGGCCTGGATGactgag GGCAAGCTGAGATGCAATGAACACATCACCATTGGTTTCAACAACATGCCTGCTGCCTTCATGGGCATGCTACAGGGAGACAACACCGGCAAGGCTGTGGTCAAGGTGTGA